From Panthera uncia isolate 11264 chromosome E1, Puncia_PCG_1.0, whole genome shotgun sequence, one genomic window encodes:
- the CTC1 gene encoding CST complex subunit CTC1, whose protein sequence is MEAATAPAPDSEQAWLEAAQTFIQETLCPAGTEPDGQLTQLVIDCVKTIWLSQGKNQGFPLPLSYSFVSVQDLKTHQNLPCCSHLSWSSNAYQAWAQEAGPSGTPLPRERLLLLGTLTDLSGDLEQECRKGDLYVKDNTGVLGCELIDLDLSWLGHLFLFPSWSYLPPPRWSSSGEGHLELLSAPVPVLPLTSSPSSLSPLSVLYPETASRLLRHRGKLRGVQPNLAGKLVRVSALVRSQKKAHFVLSLGGSSPAGSLVSVVVQIPAQLVWHRALWPGRSYVLTALRVVRIRGHCYRVWTTSPSSHLLPLRPECVRELELELDGPLLEADPPPLPAPSSSQDGDREAALVRNSTLLSYTGKVTGVLSQPAGLYEVDGQLALCLAYQQFHSLRKVVRPGVSLELQDVHLLQSVGGGTRRPVLAPCLHGAILLRGFSCQKPETQSFHQAQGASLYEQLVWERQLGLPLYLWATKALEELACKLCPHVLRHHQLLQHSCPGNPSPGLQLLAPILDVLAPPGSSRRNAHKEILEDPHHCPLQKYTRLQTPCSFPTLATLKDQGRCRAWAAFDAKTLLPLPEASHLTSGQLNQRLSWSWLSLLPSTFHPPQILIGLLAASSHKGCLQLRDRSGSLPCLILAKHSQPISDSRLIGCLVRTEKFQLIIERNVRSTFPSCKELSMAGFIQKQQARVYIQFFLADALILPVPRPLLLSAASLAPSQTEPALPEGPPTEQSRPFLLSHKEALMKRNFGVPPGASPEVPKPVLSFYVSGRWLGGTQRKEGTAWGPPEPEGDESKDQKVLLVFRGSSIRWFEFLHPGRVYRLVAPGPPTPLLFAEGGPSCVPQRPLELAGCTSCLTVRDEWTVELESSRDLPAAPDANKALPETSLADLLSGDHTNSLVSFSAEVLSRTLCEPFPAPFWTKPGTARTSRGCVKLTVAVRVADCPFPPHLDIYIKDPHLPPPLGLLPGARVYFGQLEKKISRSHNVYCCFRPSTYLQVLSFPPETSISAPLPRIFLAELLQGSRAPFQATASCHIVSVFSLQLLWVCAHCTSLCPQGRCARQGSTCPTQTSIIQASVRLLVEDGTAEALVTCRNHHVATALGLCPSEWTSLLECVRGPGKVALQFTGPGAQVESSAKIDEPLVLFLRTLCTSFSVLRPVVLSFELERKSSMVTVLEPPRLQRFQCGELTLLTRVNPRIQLSCLSIQEPKHPSSLGAFSLSC, encoded by the exons ctTTGTCTCAGTCCAGGACCTCAAGACCCACCAAAACCTCCCATGCTGCAGCCACCTGTCCTGGAGCAGTAATGCATACCAGGCTTGGGCCCAAGAGGCTGGACCAAGTGGGACTCCCCTACCCCGGGAGCGGCTGTTACTCTTAGGGACACTAACAGACCTGTCAGGGGACTTGGAACAAGAGTGCAGGAAAGGAGACCTCTATGTGAAAGATAACACTGGTGTCCTGGGCTGTGAG CTCATAGATCTGGACCTTTCTTGGTTGGGCCATCTCTTTCTGTTCCCCAGTTGGAGctacctccctcctcccaggtggAGTTCTTCAGGGGAAGGACACTTGGAGCTCTTGAGTGCTCCGGTGCCAGTGCTCCCCCTGACCAGCAGTCCGAGCTCCCTCagccctctctctgttctctatCCAGAGACCGCTTCCCGCCTGCTCAGGCACAG aggCAAGCTCAGAGGTGTGCAGCCAAACCTGGCTGGGAAGCTGGTTCGCGTGAGCGCTCTGGTGAGGAGTCAGAAGAAAGCTCACTTTGTCCTGTCTCTTGGTGGATCCTCGCCAGCTGGCAGCCTCGTGTCCGTCGTCGTGCAG ATCCCTGCCCAGCTGGTGTGGCACCGAGCCCTCTGGCCTGGTAGGTCCTATGTGCTGACAGCCTTGCGAGTGGTCAGGATCCGCGGCCACTGTTACCGCGTTTGGACGACCAGTCCCTCCTCCCATCTGCTGCCCCTGAGACCGGAGTGTGTGcgggagctggagctggagctggatgGACCCCTCTTGGAGGCTGACCCCCCGCCACTCCCCGCGCCCAGCAGCTCCCAGGACGGGGACAGGGAAGCAGCTCTTGTCCGGAACTCTACGCTCTTGTCATACACG GGAAAGGTCACTGGCGTGCTGAGTCAGCCGGCCGGCCTCTACGAGGTGGACGGGCAGCTGGCGCTCTGCCTCGCCTACCAGCAGTTCCACAGCCTCAGGAAGGTGGTGCGGCCGGGAGTCTCCCTGGAG CTCCAGGACGTTCACCTGCTGCAGTCCGTGGGCGGAGGGACGAGAAGGCCAGTGCTGGCCCCCTGCCTCCACGGCGCCATCCTGCTCCGGGGCTTCTCTTGCCAGAAGCCCGAGACTCAGTCGTTCCACCAGGCCCAGGGGGCCTCCCTGTATGAGCAGCTGGTGTGGGAACGTCAGCTAGGACTTCCCCTGTACCTGTGGGCCACCAAGGCACTGGAGGAGCTGGCCTGCAA GCTCTGTCCCCACGTGCTGAGACACCACCAGCTCCTGCAGCACTCCTGTCCTGGGAACCCCAGCCCGGGGCTGCAGCTTCTGGCCCCCATCCTGGACGTTCTAGCTCCGCCCGGCAGCAGCCGTCGCAATGCCCACAAGGAGATCCTCGAAGATCCACATCACTGTCCCCTACAGAAG TACACGCGGCTGCAGACCCCTTGCTCTTTCCCTACTCTGGCCACCCTGAAAGACCAAGGCCGGTGCAGGGCCTGGGCCGCCTTTGACGCTAagaccctcctgcccctcccGGAGGCCTCTCATCTGACCAGCGGCCAGCTCAACCAGCGTCTGTCGTGGTCCTGgctctctctgctgccctccaCCTTCCACCCGCCCCAG ATTTTAATTGGGCTTCTGGCGGCTTCATCTCACAAAGGCTGCCTGCAGCTTCGGGACAGAAGCGGTTCCCTCCCCTGCCTAATCCTGGCCAAGCACTCTCAGCCCATCAGCGACTCCCGGCTCATAG GCTGCTTGGTGCGGACAGAGAAGTTCCAGTTGATCATAGAGAGGAACGTCAGGAGCACCTTCCCTTCTTGTAAGGAGCTGAGCATGGCGGGCTTCATCCAGAAGCAGCAGGCCAG GGTCTACATCCAGTTCTTCCTGGCTGACGCCCTGATCCTGCCTGTGCCGAGACCCTTGCTTCTCTCAGCCGCCTCCCTCGCACCTTCTCAGACAGAGCCCGCCCTGCCAGAGGGCCCTCCCACAGAACAGAGCCGACCGTTCTTGCTGTCCCACAAGGAGGCACTGATGAAGAGGAACTTCGGTGTCCCCCCAGGAGCTAGTCCAGAGGTGCCCAAGCCCGTTCTCAGCTTCTACGTATCAGGGCGCTGGCTTGGGGGCacccagaggaaggaggggactGCATGGGGCCCACCTGAGCCCGAGGGAGATGAGAGCAAGGATCAGAAG gttcTCTTAGTCTTCCGTGGCTCCTCCATCCGCTGGTTCGAGTTCTTGCACCCGGGTCGAGTGTACCGACTGGTGGCTCCTGGCCCTCCC ACGCCACTGTTGTTCGCGGAGGGCGGGCCGTCCTGCGTCCCGCAGCGTCCTCTGGAGCTGGCCGGCTGCACGTCCTGCCTCACTGTGCGGGACGAGTGGACCGTGGAACTGGAGAGCAGCCGGGACCTCCCCGCCGCGCCTGACGCCAACAAGGCCCTGCCCGAGACCTCGCTGGCCGACCTGCTCAGTGGCGA CCACACCAATTCCCTGGTGTCCTTCTCAGCTGAGGTTTTGTCACGCACGCTGTGTGAACCGTTTCCGGCCCCTTTCTGGACAAAGCCTG GCACCGCTCGGACCTCGAGAGGGTGCGTGAAGCTGACCGTAGCCGTGCGGGTTGCCGACTGTCCGTTCCCCCCTCACCTGGACATCTACATCAAAGACCCACACTTGCCTCCCCCGCTGGGACTCCTTCCAGGAGCCCGAGTCTACTTTGGCCAGCTGGAGAAAAAGATTTCCAG ATCCCATAATGTTTACTGTTGCTTCCGGCCATCCACTTACCTGCAGGTCCTGAGCTTCCCCCCGGAGACCAGCATCAG TGCTCCCCTGCCCCGCATCTTCCTGGCTGAACTACTGCAGGGGAGCCGGGCCCCGTTCCAGGCCACCGCCTCTTGCCATATCGTTTCTGTCTTCAGCCTTCAGCTCCTGTGGGTTTGTGCTCACTGTACCAGCCTCTGCCCCCAG GGAAGGTGTGCTCGTCAGGGCTCGACCTGCCCCACACAGACGTCCATAATCCAGGCCAGCGTCAG gctCCTGGTAGAGGACGGTACTGCCGAGGCTTTGGTCACCTGTAGGAATCACCACGTGGCAACGGCTCTAGGGCTCTGTCCCAGTGAGTGGACGTCCCTCCTGGAGTGTGTCCGTGGGCCGGGGAAGGTGGCCTTGCAATTTACAGGTCCTGGAGCCCAGGTGGAG TCTTCAGCCAAGATCGATGAGCCTTTGGTCCTCTTTCTCCGGACGCTTTGTACCAGCTTTTCTGTCCTCCGTCCTGTTGTGCTTTCCTTTGAGCTTGAGAGGAAATCCTCCATGGTCACCGTGTTGG AACCTCCTCGGCTACAGCGGTTCCAGTGTGGGGAGCTGACTCTCCTGACTCGTGTGAATCCCAGGATCCAGCTGTCCTGCCTTTCCATCCAGGAGCCCAAGCACCCCAGCTCCCTGGGAGCCTTTTCCTTGTCCTGCTAA
- the AURKB gene encoding aurora kinase B isoform X1 translates to MAQKENAYPWPYGRQTTQPGLNTLPQRVLRKEPATPSALVLMSRSNTQPTAAPGQKVVENSGGTPNFSIRRSFTIDDFEIGRPLGKGKFGNVYLAREKKSHFIVALKVLFKSQIEKEGVEHQLRREIEIQAHLQHPNILRLYNYFYDRRRIYLILEYAPRGELYKELQKSRTFDEQRTATIMEELADALMYCHGKKVIHRDIKPENLLLGLQGELKIADFGWSVHAPSLRRKTMCGTLDYLPPEMIEGRTHNEKVDLWCIGVLCYELLVGNPPFESASHNETYRRIVKVDLKFPPSVPTGAQDLISKLLKHNPSERLPLAQVSAHPWVRAHSRRVLPPSALQSVP, encoded by the exons ATGGCCCAGAAGGAGAACGCCTACCCCTGGCCCTACGGCCGGCAGACG ACTCAGCCTGGCCTGAACACCCTGCCCCAGAGGGTCCTCCGGAAGGAGCCTGCCACCCCATCCGCGCTTGTCCTCATGAGCCGCTCCAACACCCAGCCCACAG CCGCCCCCGGCCAGAAGGTGGTAGAGAACAGCGGTGGGACCCCCAACTTCTCCAT CAGGCGATCCTTCACCATCGATGACTTTGAGATTGGGCGTCCTCTGGGCAAAGGCAAGTTTGGCAACGTGTACCTGGCTCGGGAGAAGAAAAGCCATTTCATCGTGGCGCTCAAGGTCCTGTTCAAGTCTCAGATAGAAAAGGAGGGTGTGGAGCACCAGCTTCGCAGGGAGATCGAAATCCAGGCCCATCTGCA gcATCCCAACATCTTGCGTCTCTACAACTATTTCTACGACCGCCGAAGGATCTACTTGATTCTGGAGTATGCCCCCCGGGGCGAGCTCTACAAGGAGCTGCAGAAGAGCCGCACTTTTGACGAGCAGCGAACAGCCACG aTCATGGAGGAGCTGGCAGACGCTCTGATGTACTGCCACGGGAAGAAGGTGATTCACAGAGACATAAAGCCAGAGAATCTGCTCTTGGGGCTCCAGGGAGAGCTGAAGATCGCCGACTTTGGCTGGTCTGTGCATGCCCCCTCCCTGAG GAGGAAGACGATGTGCGGCACCTTGGACTACCTGCCTCCAGAAATGATTGAAGGGCGCACGCACAACGAGAAAGTGGATCTGTGGTGCATCGGGGTCCTTTGCTATGAGCTGCTGGTGGGAAACCCGCCCTTCGAGAGCGCTTCACACAATGAGACCTATCGGCGCATCGTCAAG gTAGACCTCAAGTTCCCCCCCTCCGTGCCCACGGGAGCCCAGGACCTCATCTCCAAGCTGCTCAAGCATAACCCCTCGGAACGGCTGCCCTTGGCCCAGGTCTCGGCCCACCCTTGGGTCCGGGCCCACTCTCGGAGGGTGCTGCCTCCCTCCGCCCTTCAGTCTGTCCCGTGA
- the AURKB gene encoding aurora kinase B isoform X3 has product MPPGASSTRSCRRAALLTSSEQPRSGRIMEELADALMYCHGKKVIHRDIKPENLLLGLQGELKIADFGWSVHAPSLRRKTMCGTLDYLPPEMIEGRTHNEKVDLWCIGVLCYELLVGNPPFESASHNETYRRIVKVDLKFPPSVPTGAQDLISKLLKHNPSERLPLAQVSAHPWVRAHSRRVLPPSALQSVP; this is encoded by the exons ATGCCCCCCGGGGCGAGCTCTACAAGGAGCTGCAGAAGAGCCGCACTTTTGACGAGCAGCGAACAGCCACGGTCCGGGCGG aTCATGGAGGAGCTGGCAGACGCTCTGATGTACTGCCACGGGAAGAAGGTGATTCACAGAGACATAAAGCCAGAGAATCTGCTCTTGGGGCTCCAGGGAGAGCTGAAGATCGCCGACTTTGGCTGGTCTGTGCATGCCCCCTCCCTGAG GAGGAAGACGATGTGCGGCACCTTGGACTACCTGCCTCCAGAAATGATTGAAGGGCGCACGCACAACGAGAAAGTGGATCTGTGGTGCATCGGGGTCCTTTGCTATGAGCTGCTGGTGGGAAACCCGCCCTTCGAGAGCGCTTCACACAATGAGACCTATCGGCGCATCGTCAAG gTAGACCTCAAGTTCCCCCCCTCCGTGCCCACGGGAGCCCAGGACCTCATCTCCAAGCTGCTCAAGCATAACCCCTCGGAACGGCTGCCCTTGGCCCAGGTCTCGGCCCACCCTTGGGTCCGGGCCCACTCTCGGAGGGTGCTGCCTCCCTCCGCCCTTCAGTCTGTCCCGTGA
- the AURKB gene encoding aurora kinase B isoform X2 has translation MAQKENAYPWPYGRQTTQPGLNTLPQRVLRKEPATPSALVLMSRSNTQPTAAPGQKVVENSGGTPNFSMRSFTIDDFEIGRPLGKGKFGNVYLAREKKSHFIVALKVLFKSQIEKEGVEHQLRREIEIQAHLQHPNILRLYNYFYDRRRIYLILEYAPRGELYKELQKSRTFDEQRTATIMEELADALMYCHGKKVIHRDIKPENLLLGLQGELKIADFGWSVHAPSLRRKTMCGTLDYLPPEMIEGRTHNEKVDLWCIGVLCYELLVGNPPFESASHNETYRRIVKVDLKFPPSVPTGAQDLISKLLKHNPSERLPLAQVSAHPWVRAHSRRVLPPSALQSVP, from the exons ATGGCCCAGAAGGAGAACGCCTACCCCTGGCCCTACGGCCGGCAGACG ACTCAGCCTGGCCTGAACACCCTGCCCCAGAGGGTCCTCCGGAAGGAGCCTGCCACCCCATCCGCGCTTGTCCTCATGAGCCGCTCCAACACCCAGCCCACAG CCGCCCCCGGCCAGAAGGTGGTAGAGAACAGCGGTGGGACCCCCAACTTCTCCAT GCGATCCTTCACCATCGATGACTTTGAGATTGGGCGTCCTCTGGGCAAAGGCAAGTTTGGCAACGTGTACCTGGCTCGGGAGAAGAAAAGCCATTTCATCGTGGCGCTCAAGGTCCTGTTCAAGTCTCAGATAGAAAAGGAGGGTGTGGAGCACCAGCTTCGCAGGGAGATCGAAATCCAGGCCCATCTGCA gcATCCCAACATCTTGCGTCTCTACAACTATTTCTACGACCGCCGAAGGATCTACTTGATTCTGGAGTATGCCCCCCGGGGCGAGCTCTACAAGGAGCTGCAGAAGAGCCGCACTTTTGACGAGCAGCGAACAGCCACG aTCATGGAGGAGCTGGCAGACGCTCTGATGTACTGCCACGGGAAGAAGGTGATTCACAGAGACATAAAGCCAGAGAATCTGCTCTTGGGGCTCCAGGGAGAGCTGAAGATCGCCGACTTTGGCTGGTCTGTGCATGCCCCCTCCCTGAG GAGGAAGACGATGTGCGGCACCTTGGACTACCTGCCTCCAGAAATGATTGAAGGGCGCACGCACAACGAGAAAGTGGATCTGTGGTGCATCGGGGTCCTTTGCTATGAGCTGCTGGTGGGAAACCCGCCCTTCGAGAGCGCTTCACACAATGAGACCTATCGGCGCATCGTCAAG gTAGACCTCAAGTTCCCCCCCTCCGTGCCCACGGGAGCCCAGGACCTCATCTCCAAGCTGCTCAAGCATAACCCCTCGGAACGGCTGCCCTTGGCCCAGGTCTCGGCCCACCCTTGGGTCCGGGCCCACTCTCGGAGGGTGCTGCCTCCCTCCGCCCTTCAGTCTGTCCCGTGA